One window of Cryobacterium arcticum genomic DNA carries:
- a CDS encoding polyprenol monophosphomannose synthase, producing the protein MLSVAIAIPTYNEANNVETLLVRIAKECAEEGDVAVTIAVLDDSSPDGTAQLVRDLAGRLETDTFRIRVIVKADKAGLGAAYVNGFRILVNEGFDYIMQMDADLSHDPAYLKQFFEQARKGMDLIVASRYIPGGGSPDWSLYRRFLSAGGNIYSRLMLGNKLTDYTGGYNMYSRAVLKSARPETITATGYGFVIELKHRALLASSASAEVPIIFLDRTQGTSKMPAGTLLKNFALVFRLRFASVN; encoded by the coding sequence ATGCTGAGTGTCGCCATAGCCATACCGACGTACAACGAGGCCAATAACGTTGAGACGCTATTGGTTCGGATTGCTAAAGAGTGCGCCGAGGAGGGCGATGTCGCGGTGACCATTGCAGTCCTTGACGACTCATCGCCCGATGGAACGGCGCAACTAGTGCGAGATCTTGCGGGAAGGCTGGAGACTGACACGTTTCGAATTCGCGTAATCGTAAAGGCCGATAAGGCGGGGCTCGGAGCAGCGTACGTCAATGGATTTCGAATTCTCGTCAATGAGGGTTTCGATTACATAATGCAGATGGATGCTGATCTGTCCCACGATCCCGCATATCTAAAACAGTTCTTCGAACAAGCCAGAAAAGGAATGGACTTGATCGTGGCTTCTCGATATATTCCTGGAGGCGGTTCGCCGGATTGGAGCCTGTACCGCAGGTTCCTCAGTGCGGGAGGAAACATCTATTCCCGGTTAATGCTCGGCAACAAGCTCACGGATTACACCGGCGGTTACAACATGTACTCGCGTGCTGTTTTGAAATCCGCACGGCCCGAAACAATCACCGCAACGGGCTACGGATTCGTCATAGAGCTCAAGCACCGTGCGCTTCTGGCTTCATCCGCATCCGCGGAAGTACCAATCATCTTCCTTGACCGCACCCAAGGGACGTCAAAGATGCCGGCTGGAACCCTGCTCAAGAACTTCGCGCTCGTTTTTCGGCTGCGATTCGCAAGTGTCAATTAG
- a CDS encoding GtrA family protein: MTEFLIKVWNRLARYALKFGVVGGAGFLVNVGIFNLLRSGVLGGGDFVQGPLGASMIAAAISILFNWVGNRFWTFREHRRQDLGLELLEYAAVSVAGMFFQIACLYVSHYVLGFTSLLADNISGNFMGIGLGTVFRFVVFRYWVYGSHRKGAGIAQQRTVELAPVPVEASQRGQ; the protein is encoded by the coding sequence GTGACCGAATTCTTGATCAAGGTGTGGAACCGCTTAGCACGATATGCGCTGAAATTTGGCGTCGTCGGAGGCGCAGGATTCTTGGTGAACGTCGGCATCTTCAATCTCCTGCGTTCAGGAGTATTGGGGGGAGGCGATTTTGTTCAAGGCCCACTCGGCGCCAGCATGATTGCCGCAGCGATTTCGATCCTATTCAACTGGGTGGGGAATCGATTCTGGACCTTTCGTGAGCACCGCCGCCAGGATCTAGGTCTCGAACTTCTCGAATATGCCGCCGTTTCCGTCGCCGGAATGTTCTTCCAGATCGCCTGCCTCTACGTGTCCCATTACGTCCTTGGATTCACGTCACTTCTTGCGGACAACATCTCCGGCAACTTCATGGGAATCGGGCTCGGCACAGTCTTCCGGTTCGTGGTGTTTCGTTACTGGGTCTACGGGAGCCATCGCAAAGGAGCTGGCATCGCGCAACAACGAACTGTCGAACTGGCCCCCGTGCCTGTTGAAGCCTCGCAACGGGGCCAGTAA
- a CDS encoding glycosyltransferase family 4 protein: MIVVDTRWSGRNGIGRYAKEVTERLALDWQEIEQSGSPSSPLDFVTKSLKIEGDKPRAVYSPGYNGFLRSVPQTITLHDLIHLEGPGSAKYRPYYDFFLKPLIKKNGHVLTVSETSKRHLENWIDDSDVRVVNAGNGSSAAFAHAGEAFESSRPYFLYVGNLKSHKNVETVVAAIAQMGEFDFYVVTSEKNALEALSEKYGVTDRVRLFSNIDDTRLAQLYRGARATVQPSLLEGFGLPALEAALCGCPVVFFDGCESVKEICAGGGRAVSDSADVREWVEVMSDIPAGERFPAHVITAEQYSWDRVALSVSNLLVEQHLA; encoded by the coding sequence ATGATTGTCGTGGACACCAGGTGGTCGGGCAGAAACGGAATTGGACGGTACGCCAAGGAAGTGACCGAAAGGTTGGCGCTCGATTGGCAAGAGATCGAGCAGTCTGGCAGCCCGTCATCCCCACTTGATTTCGTCACGAAGTCGCTCAAGATCGAAGGCGACAAGCCCAGGGCGGTTTACTCCCCAGGTTATAACGGGTTTCTAAGAAGCGTTCCGCAAACAATCACCCTCCATGACCTGATCCATCTCGAGGGCCCAGGATCGGCGAAGTACCGCCCCTACTATGATTTCTTCCTGAAGCCCCTGATTAAGAAGAACGGGCACGTGCTGACAGTCTCTGAAACGTCTAAGCGCCACCTGGAGAACTGGATCGACGATTCCGACGTCAGGGTTGTGAACGCAGGAAATGGAAGCTCAGCAGCATTTGCCCATGCGGGCGAAGCTTTTGAATCATCCCGGCCATATTTTCTTTACGTAGGCAACCTTAAGAGCCACAAGAACGTTGAGACAGTCGTGGCGGCGATCGCTCAGATGGGCGAGTTCGATTTCTACGTGGTGACTTCAGAGAAGAACGCCCTTGAGGCGCTCTCAGAGAAGTACGGCGTGACGGACCGCGTCAGACTCTTTTCGAACATTGACGACACGCGCCTGGCGCAGCTGTACAGGGGAGCCCGGGCCACCGTCCAGCCATCTCTGCTTGAGGGATTCGGCCTGCCAGCACTAGAGGCAGCGCTGTGCGGCTGTCCTGTGGTCTTCTTCGACGGTTGCGAAAGTGTTAAGGAGATATGCGCAGGAGGAGGCCGCGCAGTATCCGATTCTGCGGATGTTCGCGAATGGGTGGAAGTCATGTCAGATATCCCGGCGGGGGAGCGGTTTCCCGCGCATGTGATCACCGCTGAGCAATACTCGTGGGACAGAGTTGCTCTTTCGGTCTCGAATCTCCTTGTAGAGCAGCACTTGGCCTAG
- a CDS encoding glycosyltransferase: protein MRKFVYVHTPARYIWTPELDGRGNGIVARALSRPLKALDRGRAQEATSIAANSMFIQKRISEAWGRDSTVIYPPVNVADFAADPSELLTDEEHEVLKALPTTFILGASRFVPYKRLEDAIAAGWAADLPVVLAGAGPDEQRLRAVAGRRPGTVTFVARPSSAMLNELFRRALVYVFPPVEDFGIMPVEVMATGTPVVANAIGGAAESVLHGVTGALVQSFDSTSLKEAVEIAASAKAQDCIERAWQFDVGVFEDRIREWVGE from the coding sequence ATGCGGAAGTTCGTCTATGTACATACGCCAGCTCGATACATTTGGACTCCCGAGCTGGATGGGCGAGGCAACGGCATCGTCGCCCGAGCCCTTTCGAGGCCACTAAAGGCCTTAGATCGAGGTCGTGCGCAGGAAGCGACGAGCATTGCCGCGAACAGCATGTTTATTCAGAAACGAATATCCGAGGCCTGGGGTCGGGATAGCACGGTCATTTATCCACCCGTGAATGTAGCTGATTTTGCGGCCGACCCATCCGAGCTGCTCACCGACGAAGAGCATGAAGTGTTAAAGGCACTGCCCACCACGTTCATCCTGGGTGCTTCGAGATTCGTTCCGTACAAGCGCCTCGAGGACGCGATTGCGGCAGGCTGGGCGGCAGATCTTCCAGTGGTCTTGGCGGGAGCCGGACCGGACGAGCAGAGACTCCGAGCCGTCGCAGGCCGGCGCCCTGGCACGGTGACGTTCGTAGCTCGACCGTCCTCGGCGATGCTCAACGAACTCTTCAGGCGGGCGCTCGTCTATGTTTTCCCCCCAGTCGAAGATTTTGGCATTATGCCCGTGGAAGTCATGGCAACCGGCACGCCAGTTGTCGCGAATGCAATCGGGGGAGCCGCAGAGAGCGTGCTCCACGGCGTCACTGGTGCTCTGGTTCAGTCCTTCGACAGCACCTCGCTTAAGGAAGCAGTCGAGATCGCAGCAAGTGCCAAGGCGCAAGACTGTATCGAGCGGGCGTGGCAATTCGATGTTGGTGTTTTCGAGGATCGTATTCGGGAGTGGGTAGGCGAATGA
- a CDS encoding glycosyl hydrolase, with protein MQPETEYDLSAQIRSVEYGDDTPAPAADVSIQMGGQTVAQLEPTPGEWSTTKWAYKTGPGETTVLLELLVAGPTDALQIDELSMTSATVADNAVLNSSFETYEAPTQIANESLILESEKAALSVAWRTDQIAWTVTKPSGEVAAEGEVSTSNGLGVVDLKSLAQGYYLVALASVQNPGDMINTTIAVLDPTEVSFDDRFGIGVHFSHQVRDTAPQVARQIGFGNMRTDATWSYVEKSRGEYTFRADETAEMNAYASEGMAILPISDYGNDLYDGGRTPSSPEAIEAFANYTDAMVTHLNAPSVEIYNEFNNPPMNTSACGSNATCYLPLLEASYNKVKATNPGVNVVGPSIAHNDDAWLTELYQAGGLKYLDAVSFHPYDYGYSGDPEFLVDSLQQAENRIKEYNGGVEKPIWLTELGWSTASLGEDAQAKFLVRAETIALANNVEKYFWYDLVNDQTNPTDHEGNFGLVKQATDAVPALPPKPAGMAQALLIRKVAGKDFTVRDEVGASTYSYAFGEGKDASRVAWSPTPASVSYKTTGALTLTSLSGDVTVVQSVDGMVNIQLTDVPIFIEGAVTAVSAVTP; from the coding sequence GTGCAGCCAGAGACCGAGTATGACCTGAGCGCACAAATAAGGTCTGTCGAGTATGGCGACGATACCCCGGCTCCGGCTGCAGACGTCTCGATCCAGATGGGCGGTCAAACCGTGGCTCAGCTAGAGCCGACGCCGGGGGAATGGTCAACGACGAAATGGGCCTACAAGACGGGCCCGGGCGAGACGACCGTGTTGCTTGAACTTCTGGTCGCCGGTCCCACCGACGCGCTTCAAATCGACGAACTCTCGATGACGTCGGCAACGGTAGCTGACAATGCCGTGCTCAACAGTTCATTCGAAACTTACGAGGCGCCCACGCAGATCGCGAATGAGTCATTGATTCTTGAGAGCGAGAAAGCAGCTCTCAGTGTCGCTTGGCGGACCGATCAAATCGCATGGACCGTCACGAAACCGTCTGGAGAAGTTGCTGCCGAGGGCGAAGTCTCCACTAGCAATGGGCTCGGCGTTGTCGATCTGAAGAGTCTTGCTCAGGGATACTATTTGGTCGCGTTGGCCAGTGTGCAGAATCCTGGCGACATGATCAATACAACCATCGCTGTTCTTGATCCCACCGAAGTTTCCTTTGATGACCGTTTCGGGATCGGCGTTCACTTTAGCCACCAGGTCCGGGACACGGCCCCACAGGTCGCGCGTCAAATCGGCTTTGGAAACATGCGCACAGACGCGACGTGGTCGTACGTTGAGAAGTCTCGAGGCGAGTACACCTTCCGAGCTGACGAGACTGCTGAGATGAACGCCTACGCCAGCGAAGGCATGGCGATCCTCCCTATCAGTGATTACGGCAACGACCTGTACGACGGAGGGCGCACGCCCAGCAGTCCCGAGGCGATTGAGGCGTTTGCAAACTACACCGACGCCATGGTCACTCACCTCAATGCCCCTTCGGTTGAGATCTACAACGAGTTCAATAATCCGCCTATGAATACCAGCGCCTGCGGCTCCAACGCCACGTGCTATTTGCCTCTTCTGGAAGCCAGCTATAACAAGGTGAAGGCTACAAACCCGGGAGTCAACGTCGTGGGACCGTCGATCGCACATAATGACGACGCCTGGCTGACCGAGCTTTACCAGGCGGGCGGCTTGAAGTACCTCGATGCAGTCAGTTTTCATCCGTACGACTATGGCTATTCCGGAGACCCGGAATTCCTAGTGGATAGCTTGCAACAGGCCGAGAACCGTATTAAGGAATACAACGGCGGGGTCGAAAAGCCAATCTGGCTGACCGAACTTGGTTGGTCAACCGCATCGCTTGGCGAAGACGCGCAGGCGAAGTTCCTGGTGAGGGCGGAAACCATCGCGCTGGCAAACAACGTTGAGAAGTACTTCTGGTACGACCTGGTGAACGACCAAACCAACCCGACTGACCATGAAGGAAACTTCGGGTTGGTGAAGCAGGCCACCGACGCAGTACCCGCCCTTCCCCCGAAACCTGCCGGGATGGCTCAGGCCCTTCTCATCAGGAAAGTTGCCGGCAAGGATTTCACGGTTCGTGATGAGGTAGGCGCATCCACGTACTCATACGCCTTCGGCGAGGGTAAGGACGCAAGCCGAGTGGCGTGGTCTCCAACTCCCGCCTCCGTCTCGTACAAGACGACAGGGGCTCTCACACTGACCTCCCTGAGCGGAGACGTCACAGTGGTCCAGTCCGTGGACGGGATGGTGAACATTCAGCTCACAGACGTGCCGATCTTCATTGAGGGAGCAGTGACGGCGGTTTCCGCAGTCACGCCGTAG
- a CDS encoding MBOAT family O-acyltransferase, which translates to MVFSSPTFLFLFLPITLLVYHAIPVASRWRNTWLLAASILFYLWGAGSAILAILFVSLSSFGGAYIAWLILRRQRRDAVPGGEARKITIPSFITLLIILVPLVAFKYLPQVATLEIPRVSSALTTLGANTWALPLGISFFTFHALSFVIDSARAGRPLTTSFPSYLLYLFVFPHQIAGPIVRYSEIGAQITAVRRITVRQMGYGITRFTWGLSKKVLIADNCGVVANAMFDNAANPTLMSGTGAWLGAVAYALQIYFDFSGYSDMAIGLAQMFGFRFPENFRSPYTAGNITDFWRRWHITLTTWFRDYVYIPLGGNRRGVWVEYGALLLVFLLTSLWHGALAGFLIWGGLHSLALLFERVTGLRKVRSFVVLRRALTLLFVIAAWVPFRALELHTSVDIWQAMLGGPWDFMSPGLFATLTPFTIGALVVGALSFVMPAKRTGFQTVFGQSEPGTLTAFRWKNALVLVPLALVVTLAMVLHSDFSPFLYFQF; encoded by the coding sequence GTGGTCTTCTCCAGCCCTACCTTCCTGTTCCTCTTTCTACCGATCACGCTGTTGGTGTACCACGCCATTCCCGTGGCGTCACGGTGGCGGAACACCTGGTTGCTGGCCGCGAGCATCCTGTTCTATCTGTGGGGTGCCGGCAGCGCGATTCTGGCGATTCTGTTCGTGAGCCTGTCCAGCTTCGGCGGCGCGTACATCGCGTGGCTCATTCTGCGGCGGCAGCGCCGGGACGCGGTGCCGGGCGGGGAAGCCCGCAAGATCACCATTCCGTCCTTCATCACGCTGCTGATCATCCTGGTGCCGTTGGTGGCGTTCAAGTACCTGCCGCAGGTGGCGACGCTGGAGATCCCGCGGGTCTCCTCCGCGCTGACAACCCTGGGGGCGAACACCTGGGCACTCCCCCTCGGCATCTCCTTCTTCACCTTCCACGCCCTGTCGTTCGTGATCGACTCGGCCCGGGCCGGCCGGCCGCTGACGACGTCGTTCCCGTCGTACTTGCTCTACCTGTTCGTGTTCCCGCACCAGATCGCCGGCCCCATCGTGCGGTACTCCGAGATCGGCGCGCAGATCACGGCCGTGCGCCGGATTACCGTGCGGCAGATGGGCTACGGCATCACCCGGTTCACCTGGGGTCTGTCGAAAAAGGTGCTCATCGCCGACAACTGCGGCGTAGTGGCCAACGCCATGTTCGACAACGCGGCGAACCCCACCCTGATGTCGGGTACCGGGGCCTGGCTGGGCGCCGTGGCCTACGCGCTGCAAATCTACTTCGACTTCAGTGGGTACTCCGACATGGCCATCGGTCTGGCGCAGATGTTCGGGTTCCGGTTTCCGGAGAACTTCCGGTCGCCGTACACCGCGGGCAACATCACCGACTTCTGGCGCCGCTGGCACATCACCCTCACCACCTGGTTCCGCGACTACGTCTACATCCCCCTCGGCGGCAACCGCCGCGGAGTCTGGGTGGAGTACGGCGCGCTGCTGCTGGTCTTCCTGCTGACGTCGCTCTGGCACGGCGCCCTGGCCGGGTTCCTGATCTGGGGCGGGCTGCACTCGCTGGCGTTGCTGTTTGAGCGGGTGACCGGGCTGCGCAAGGTGCGGTCCTTCGTGGTGCTGCGGCGCGCGCTGACCCTGCTGTTCGTGATCGCCGCGTGGGTGCCGTTCCGGGCACTCGAGCTGCACACCAGCGTGGACATCTGGCAGGCGATGCTCGGCGGACCGTGGGACTTCATGTCGCCGGGCCTGTTCGCCACGCTCACCCCGTTCACGATTGGTGCCCTCGTCGTGGGGGCGCTCAGCTTCGTGATGCCGGCGAAACGCACCGGCTTCCAGACCGTCTTCGGCCAGTCCGAACCGGGCACCCTGACCGCGTTCCGGTGGAAGAACGCGCTGGTGCTCGTGCCGCTGGCCCTCGTGGTCACCCTGGCGATGGTGCTGCACTCCGACTTCAGTCCGTTCCTGTACTTCCAGTTCTAA
- a CDS encoding alginate O-acetyltransferase AlgX-related protein produces the protein MTDTDLSPAASTEPRGWQRWALTALMAVFCVGLLAIWLVPGNTAGAQNREPMAFPVLSADALAETSTYRGIDAALRDRLGAQAAVSESLGDLSVHGLGRSPTSTVLIGSNREPFFVEDLARPCRETEESLAVVKSGLEQDQAEMTAAGKYVLFTVAPDKTSIRRGPVLDVSPDLLRCSDFVRSHFETWEAEGGLPFIALWDDVAALDTPDSPAYLWNDTHWSASGSMALSHALMNRLVADGQAPPAILDDLTNPVKGKPVAYVGDLNRMMGVDDIDHASTASFARPGVTTRLETTKGAAGTSQYHYTSTSATKPLIQGRTLLIGDSFLLHQMPTQLSNFFADVTMTDLEEWEQAGDYDRVIVERVERYSGTGEWPSLTATLQ, from the coding sequence GTGACCGACACCGACCTCTCCCCCGCCGCCAGCACCGAGCCGCGCGGCTGGCAGCGCTGGGCGCTGACCGCCCTGATGGCCGTGTTCTGCGTGGGACTGCTGGCCATCTGGCTGGTGCCCGGCAACACCGCCGGGGCCCAGAACCGGGAACCGATGGCCTTCCCGGTGCTTTCCGCGGACGCGTTGGCTGAGACATCCACCTACCGGGGCATCGACGCGGCCCTGCGGGACCGGCTGGGCGCGCAAGCGGCGGTCTCGGAGAGCCTAGGCGACCTGTCCGTGCACGGTCTGGGGCGGAGCCCCACGTCGACCGTGCTGATCGGCAGCAACCGGGAACCGTTCTTCGTGGAGGACCTGGCCCGCCCGTGCCGGGAGACCGAGGAGTCCCTGGCGGTGGTGAAAAGCGGCCTGGAGCAGGATCAGGCCGAGATGACCGCGGCCGGCAAGTACGTGTTGTTCACGGTGGCGCCGGACAAGACCTCCATTCGCCGTGGGCCGGTCTTGGATGTTTCGCCCGATCTGCTGCGTTGCAGCGATTTCGTGCGCAGTCACTTCGAGACCTGGGAAGCCGAAGGCGGGTTACCGTTCATCGCCCTGTGGGATGACGTGGCCGCGTTGGACACCCCGGACTCGCCCGCGTACCTGTGGAATGACACGCACTGGAGCGCATCCGGCTCGATGGCGCTCAGCCACGCGTTGATGAACCGGCTGGTCGCCGACGGGCAGGCGCCGCCTGCGATCTTGGATGATCTCACCAACCCGGTGAAGGGGAAGCCCGTCGCGTACGTCGGTGACCTGAACCGGATGATGGGCGTGGACGACATCGACCACGCATCCACTGCGTCGTTCGCGCGGCCCGGCGTAACCACCCGGCTGGAGACTACCAAGGGTGCCGCCGGCACCTCGCAGTACCATTACACCTCGACGTCGGCGACGAAGCCCCTGATTCAGGGGCGCACGCTGCTCATCGGCGACTCGTTCCTGCTGCACCAGATGCCCACGCAGCTGTCGAACTTCTTCGCCGATGTGACGATGACCGACCTGGAGGAATGGGAGCAGGCCGGAGACTACGACCGGGTGATCGTGGAACGGGTGGAGCGCTACAGCGGCACCGGCGAGTGGCCGTCGCTGACGGCGACGCTGCAGTAA
- a CDS encoding antitoxin has translation MNLNDITRKAQDFLKTEKGESVSDKVLDGAADVANKVTGNKHADKIQNARDTADKHLGRNDGTPGTGSTPPADRK, from the coding sequence ATGAACCTCAACGACATCACCCGCAAGGCCCAGGACTTCCTCAAGACCGAAAAGGGCGAGTCCGTCTCCGACAAGGTCCTCGACGGCGCGGCCGACGTGGCGAACAAGGTCACCGGCAACAAGCACGCCGACAAGATTCAGAACGCCCGCGACACCGCCGACAAGCACCTGGGCCGCAACGACGGCACGCCCGGTACCGGCAGCACCCCGCCCGCCGACCGGAAGTAA
- a CDS encoding ATP-binding cassette domain-containing protein: protein MSALLTIDDLVVEYPGRVTVRAVDGIELSIMPGEVLALVGESGCGKSSTARAVVGMERPQSGSVRYRGDAVPPLGLRRRPHRFTAMQMVFQDPNSSLNPRKRVGAQIADGIAAAVARGAAGSTPGEWIEAVGLSSSLLNRFPHQFSGGQRQRIAIARALAARPDLIVADEPISALDASSQAAVAGLMRRLCLDAGAGMLFISHDLSVVRVIADRTAVMYRGKIVESGRSETIWSDPMHPYTQALLSAIPHPDGRGILPAAPDLEAPAAWSTPLPKALNRP, encoded by the coding sequence ATGAGCGCACTGCTCACCATCGATGACCTCGTCGTCGAGTACCCCGGCCGCGTCACCGTGCGCGCCGTCGACGGCATCGAACTGTCAATCATGCCCGGCGAGGTACTCGCCCTCGTCGGCGAGAGCGGATGCGGCAAGTCCAGCACCGCCCGGGCGGTCGTGGGCATGGAACGGCCCCAGTCCGGTTCCGTGCGCTACCGCGGCGACGCCGTTCCGCCGCTCGGCCTGCGCCGCCGGCCGCACCGGTTCACGGCCATGCAGATGGTCTTCCAAGACCCCAACTCCTCCCTCAACCCGCGCAAACGGGTCGGCGCGCAGATCGCGGACGGCATCGCCGCGGCCGTGGCGCGCGGCGCCGCCGGCTCCACCCCGGGGGAGTGGATCGAAGCGGTGGGCCTGAGCAGTAGCCTCCTCAACCGGTTCCCGCACCAGTTCTCCGGCGGCCAGCGGCAGCGCATCGCCATCGCCCGGGCGTTGGCCGCCCGGCCCGACCTCATCGTCGCCGACGAGCCAATCTCCGCCCTGGACGCCTCCAGCCAGGCCGCCGTCGCCGGCCTGATGCGCCGGCTCTGCCTCGACGCCGGCGCGGGCATGCTGTTCATCTCGCACGACCTCTCGGTGGTGCGGGTGATCGCCGACCGCACCGCGGTGATGTACCGCGGCAAGATCGTGGAGTCCGGCCGCAGCGAAACCATCTGGTCCGACCCGATGCACCCGTACACGCAGGCCCTGCTCTCGGCCATCCCGCATCCCGACGGCCGCGGCATCCTGCCCGCCGCCCCCGACCTCGAGGCCCCCGCCGCCTGGTCCACCCCCCTCCCCAAAGCCCTCAACCGCCCCTAG
- a CDS encoding ABC transporter ATP-binding protein, translating into MSAPVLQIDGLTINFGSTAVVRGVSLDLHAGRVQGLAGESGSGKTVTAMSVLGLLPRTATVAGSIRLGDTEIVGLRRRELSAVRGRRVAMVFQDPSASLHPQLTVGHQLTDHVRRHLKLSKAAARSHAVELLTRVRVPDPENALKRYPHQFSGGQRQRIAIAIALACDPEVLLADEPTTALDVTVQAGILHLLRDLAIERNLAVLLVTHDLGVMSAIADDVAVMRHGLIVESGTREQIFLAPTHEYTRALLAAMPDSAPAVRAAAGTDASALDFPDEEGTS; encoded by the coding sequence ATGAGCGCGCCCGTGCTGCAGATCGACGGCCTGACCATCAATTTCGGGTCCACCGCCGTCGTGCGCGGCGTCTCCCTCGACCTGCACGCCGGCCGGGTGCAGGGCCTGGCGGGGGAGTCCGGCTCGGGCAAGACGGTCACCGCGATGTCGGTGCTCGGGCTGCTGCCTCGCACCGCGACCGTCGCCGGGTCCATCCGGCTCGGTGACACTGAGATCGTCGGCCTCCGCCGGCGTGAGCTCAGCGCGGTACGCGGCCGCCGGGTGGCGATGGTCTTCCAAGACCCGTCGGCGAGCCTGCACCCGCAGCTCACCGTCGGTCACCAGCTCACCGACCACGTGCGCCGCCACCTCAAACTCAGCAAGGCCGCCGCCCGCAGCCATGCGGTCGAGCTGCTCACCCGGGTGCGGGTTCCTGACCCCGAGAATGCGCTCAAACGCTACCCGCACCAGTTCTCCGGCGGCCAACGGCAGCGCATCGCCATCGCGATCGCGCTCGCCTGCGACCCTGAGGTGCTGCTGGCCGATGAGCCGACCACCGCGCTCGACGTCACCGTGCAGGCCGGCATCCTGCACCTGCTGCGCGACCTGGCCATCGAACGCAACCTGGCCGTGCTGCTGGTCACCCACGACCTCGGTGTGATGAGCGCCATCGCCGACGACGTGGCGGTGATGCGCCACGGCCTCATCGTGGAATCCGGCACCCGCGAGCAGATCTTCCTCGCGCCCACCCACGAGTACACCCGGGCGCTGCTGGCTGCGATGCCCGACTCGGCGCCCGCGGTGCGCGCTGCCGCCGGCACGGATGCGTCCGCCCTCGATTTCCCCGACGAAGAAGGCACCTCATGA
- a CDS encoding ABC transporter permease, whose translation MIRRRRIPIPRAWVSPLAIIGVVIAVAWVLIAVTAPLWIPYAPNAQVLPRLQAPGIDTLMGTDSVGRDVFSRLMSGASVTIPLALALVAVSLIIGTTLGAVAGYFGGWVDEVLMRLTDLVMAFPTVILAMVIAASLGPSLFNAVLAAIVVSWPAYARVSRSLVLSLRQQNYVIAGRLLGFSPVRSLLTDILPNIAGPVVVLATLDVGTAILLLSGLSFLGLGAQPPTAEWGSMISSAIQNFDAWWIGVFPGLAILTVVLAFNFIGDSLRDILDPVSGGAREAAAALPVTPGQPAAREAVV comes from the coding sequence ATGATCCGCCGCCGACGCATCCCGATCCCACGCGCCTGGGTGAGCCCGCTCGCCATCATCGGTGTGGTCATCGCCGTCGCCTGGGTGCTCATCGCGGTCACCGCACCGCTCTGGATTCCCTACGCGCCCAACGCGCAGGTGCTGCCGCGCCTGCAGGCGCCCGGCATCGACACCCTGATGGGCACAGACTCCGTCGGCCGCGACGTGTTCTCCCGGCTGATGAGCGGCGCGAGCGTCACCATCCCGCTCGCCCTGGCCCTCGTGGCCGTGTCGCTCATCATCGGCACCACCCTCGGCGCCGTCGCCGGGTACTTCGGCGGTTGGGTCGACGAGGTGCTGATGCGCCTCACCGACCTGGTCATGGCGTTCCCCACGGTGATCCTGGCCATGGTCATCGCCGCCTCCCTCGGCCCGTCGCTGTTCAACGCCGTGCTCGCCGCCATCGTGGTGTCGTGGCCCGCCTACGCCCGGGTGAGCCGCAGCCTGGTGCTCAGCCTCCGCCAGCAGAACTACGTCATCGCCGGCCGGCTGCTCGGCTTTAGCCCGGTACGGTCGCTGCTCACCGACATCCTGCCCAACATCGCCGGCCCCGTGGTCGTGCTCGCGACCCTCGACGTGGGAACCGCCATCCTGCTGCTCAGCGGGCTGTCGTTCCTCGGCCTGGGCGCCCAACCGCCCACCGCCGAATGGGGCTCCATGATCTCCAGCGCCATCCAGAACTTCGACGCCTGGTGGATCGGCGTTTTCCCGGGCCTGGCCATCCTCACCGTGGTGCTCGCATTCAACTTCATCGGCGACTCGCTGCGCGACATCCTCGACCCGGTGTCCGGCGGGGCGCGGGAAGCGGCCGCCGCCCTCCCGGTCACGCCCGGGCAGCCGGCCGCACGGGAGGCCGTCGTATGA